In the genome of Nocardioides sp. NBC_00368, the window GGAGTAGTCCTCTTGTAGTCCACCCCGGCGGCCGTCAACTGTGGGCCTGGATCGGCACGCGTGACCAGCCGGATCTAGGCGGTCTCGAGAACCTCGCCCCCGACCTGGTGAGCATCAGCGCAGCACTGTACGCCGGCACACCCGCCCCCGGCCAGGCGGGGTTCGTCAGCAGCCACGATGATGCCCGACGCACCCTTGAGGCCGCCACGAGTGGCGGTGGATCAGCAGCTGTCATGCGCTACGAGCAGATCGAGCTCCTTGCGCTGCTCGGCTGCAGTCCCGAGGTCGACCGGTTCGTCGATCGTGTGCTGGGGCCGCTGGGTTCATCCGATGAGCCGACGGCACGGATACGCGAAACGGTTCTAGCCTTCCTGTCACACGGTGGAAGCGTGGAGGACACAGCCGAGGAACTCTGCGTGCACCGCAACACCATCCGGTATCGGCTTGGCCGGGCGGAGGATCTACTGGACCGGCCGGTAGCCAAGACCGGGGACGAGCTCCGGCTGGCGATCCAGCACCGGGAGCTGTTTCATTCACCTGACAACCTGGCCTGAGCCGCCGCGATCCGAAGACCACCGCCGCCGACGCCAAGCACGACTCGCCCAATTGACCCTGATCGACTGCGAGACCATCATGACCCCAACCTTCACCCGGGCGTCCTAACCCAACTGTCACCATTACGTGCAGCAGTCCCGAAGGGCCTGATGTACCGGCCCGAGGTCCGGCTGCAGCTCAAACGCGTGTTCTTCCTCCCCGCGTTCGCCGCCCTGGAGGACCCAACCAGTCGGGCCTACTACGGACCGCTCTGTGACGCATCTAGGCATCGCAGTTGCTGGCGGGCGAAGTCGTCGCGTGACCGCTTGTGATCGTCACCACCCACGTGCAAGTCGAGCGACGGAGACAGACCGGTGCCGCGCCCGTCCGACAATTGCTCCAACATTCGGGCAAGCGTGTCGGCCAGCCGACGTGTTCCTGCGCTGACCGCTTCAGGCTCAAGTCCTTGCTCTCTGAGATCGGTAAGGTCCAGCGGACGACCGACGTTGATACTGACGGTCGTCCGCTTGAACAGCCTCGGGCGCCGGCTATAGGCGGGCAGGATCTCTTGAGCGCCTCGTTGCACCACCGGAATCAACGGTGCTCCTGACTCGAGTGCCAGCCGCACCGCTCCTGTCTTGAGATCCATCATGCGGCCGTCGGGGTCTCTCGTAATCG includes:
- a CDS encoding lysophospholipid acyltransferase family protein gives rise to the protein MAWWIAFLVCKPALVLVRRRDWHGVEQIPSSGGVVLAVNHVSHVDPLLIAEMVLANGRTPAFLAKSSLFGERIVGWWFRAAGHVEVDRSRGADGFGAALTSLRGGALLVIYPEGSITRDPDGRMMDLKTGAVRLALESGAPLIPVVQRGAQEILPAYSRRPRLFKRTTVSINVGRPLDLTDLREQGLEPEAVSAGTRRLADTLARMLEQLSDGRGTGLSPSLDLHVGGDDHKRSRDDFARQQLRCLDASQSGP